Below is a genomic region from Culicoides brevitarsis isolate CSIRO-B50_1 chromosome 2, AGI_CSIRO_Cbre_v1, whole genome shotgun sequence.
tcgAACTTGAACAACATCGAACGTCGTTAGTTTAGACAAAATTTCGCCGATAACAGACACAAATAACGCGACAGAGGAGATTTTACGGAAGGCCGTTGTTGTGCGAAACGATGCTGTTGCCAGCAATCGAAGGAGCGAAGGCAGTTTGAACATCATCATCTCGCTGCGGAAAACTTTCAAAAGTAGTGCACGACGAATTTGCTGCCAACGCGTTCTTGAGCCGACGCGACGCGACGCAATGTTCCTACCTGTTAAATCGAACTCGTCTCCCGTGAATACGGAAAGCGTTCTTGCGGAAATGACAGCTGCGGGAGCGGCACAAGAGAAAAGTTGTAACAACTCGACCCAGACTCCGAGTGACATGAGTCCCGTGGGCGGATTAACGGGCGACGATGTTTTACCTCAAGCGCATCATCAGAATCCGGGGCATTGCATTGCTTCGTTCAGCGCGATCAATCGGATGCGACAAAATGTGCAATTATGCGACGTAACGTTGTCCGTGGGCAACGAAATGATCAATTGTCACAAAGTTATTCTCGCTTCGGTGTCTCCGTACTTCTTTGCGATGTTCAATGAAGACATGCTCGAACGAAATATGGATGTAATTTCGCTTCATGACATCGATCCAGACTCGTTGAAACGATTAATTGACTATGCATACACGGGCGAGATCACAATTACCGAAGAAAATGTTCAAGTTCTTCTCCCGGCATCATCTTTGTTGCAAATTCAGAGTGTCAGAGACGCTTGTTGCAAATTTCTCCTGCGACAATTGCATCCTTCGAACTGTTTGGGCATTCGGAGTTTCGCTGATGCTCATTCTTGCAAAGAACTCCATTCACGTTCGCATCGTTTTGCCTTGCAAAACTTCCAACAAGTCGTCGGAACGGAAGAATTTCTCCTTCTCGGCTTTAACGAAGTGCAAGATTTGATTTCGAACAGTCAGTTGAACATCTCGTCAGAAGAAAAAGTCTTCTCAGCTGTCCTAAATTGGGTAAAACACGATTTAAATGAGCGAAAACAATTCGTTTCAGAGTTAATGACGCACGTAAGACTTCCTCTCGTATCTCGTGAATTTCTCATGGAATGCGTTGAATCCGAAGCTCTCGTACGAGAAGATCCGCAATGCAAGGAATTGTTATTGGAAGCGATGAAATATCATCTTTTGCCCGAGCATCGAAGTACTTTGATCACACAACGCACGTTGGAAAGAAGACCTGAGGGAATGAAACCCTATATTTTTGCCGTTGGAGGAGGATCACTTTTTGCCATTCACAATGAATGTGAAGCGTACAATAGTAAAACGAACACTTGGTTGCCAATAGCTCCGATGTTGACACGAAGAAGTAGAGCAGGAGCAACGTCGCTGAGAAAATTGTTGTACGTTGTTGGCGGATATGACGGCGAAAATGACTTATCGTCGGCGGAGAGATACAATCCGATGACGAACGAATGGCAAATGATCACTCCGATGGGTACTAAAAGATCTTGTTTGGGAATTTGTGCGTTTGATGGGCTTTTGTACGTTTGCGGAGGATATGATGGAGCATCCTGTTTGGCAAGTGTTGAAAGATATGGTAAGAAATTTGAGATAaaagctttgaaattttcaaaaatgtttcatattttagagaaaaaaatttttttttttaaatttgattaaaaaaactttaaaaatttttttcttcaaattaaaataatttttaattgaaaaattattttaaaatctgaaaaattaatctaaaaaataattttttcttcatatttggataatttttcataaatttcgaaaacaaatttcgtaaatgtcaatttaaaaaattaccgttaaaaatttgaaaattgcctttttgctaattcaaattgaaaaatataaaaattttttaaaaaattattcaaaaatgcaataaatttaccttaaaaatctctttaaacaGATCCATTAACGGGAGTTTGGACTTCATGCCCTGCGATGAGTACTCGAAGACGATACTGTCGAGTTGCTGTATTaggtaagaaattaaaattcatcattctgaaccgaatttcacaaaaaatctcattttagaCAATTGCATTTACGCTCTCGGAGGATTCGATTCAAGCAATTATCAATCATCA
It encodes:
- the LOC134831367 gene encoding kelch-like protein 17 → MFLPVKSNSSPVNTESVLAEMTAAGAAQEKSCNNSTQTPSDMSPVGGLTGDDVLPQAHHQNPGHCIASFSAINRMRQNVQLCDVTLSVGNEMINCHKVILASVSPYFFAMFNEDMLERNMDVISLHDIDPDSLKRLIDYAYTGEITITEENVQVLLPASSLLQIQSVRDACCKFLLRQLHPSNCLGIRSFADAHSCKELHSRSHRFALQNFQQVVGTEEFLLLGFNEVQDLISNSQLNISSEEKVFSAVLNWVKHDLNERKQFVSELMTHVRLPLVSREFLMECVESEALVREDPQCKELLLEAMKYHLLPEHRSTLITQRTLERRPEGMKPYIFAVGGGSLFAIHNECEAYNSKTNTWLPIAPMLTRRSRAGATSLRKLLYVVGGYDGENDLSSAERYNPMTNEWQMITPMGTKRSCLGICAFDGLLYVCGGYDGASCLASVERYDPLTGVWTSCPAMSTRRRYCRVAVLDNCIYALGGFDSSNYQSSGERFDPRVGTWDSMPSMGSRRSSCGVATLDGYLYCIGGSDGTMCLLSGEKYNLRACAWEPIAPMHSRRSTHEVVEANGYLYALGGNDGSSSLNSVERYDPKLNKWNVVTSMLTRRSSIGASVLDCFNLEKKICQTNI